From a single Lolium rigidum isolate FL_2022 chromosome 7, APGP_CSIRO_Lrig_0.1, whole genome shotgun sequence genomic region:
- the LOC124676474 gene encoding cell division control protein 48 homolog B-like gives MAAGSRGVDGGSNGDGGEPDGAWRAEEAIAGNRMALQALRELVVYPFLYAHESRLLGLKWPRGLLLYGPPGTGKTSLVQAIVRECNAHLTMIEPYAVHKPHAGEGERFLREAFAEAYSQASQGRPAIIFIDELDAICPRRDSKREQGSRIVGQLLTLMDGNKKSSKRLPHVVVVASTNRVDAIDPALRRPGRFDSEIEVSVPTVEERVQILELHTKDLHLHETVDLQTIAGYCNGYVGADLQALCREAARFAYRRLSNSSEDEEMITLLMEDWESARSEAKASMIRGVTKEAPTVSWDDIGGLKDLKKKLQQAVEWPIKHAAAFARLGISPVRGVLLHGPPGCSKTTLAKAAAHAAQASFFSLSGAELYSKYVGEGEALLRRTFQRARLSAPSIIFFDEADAIAPKRTGPDGGSGNATVGERLLSTLLTEMDGLELATGIIVLAATNRPKAIDAALLRPGRFDMVLYVPPPDAQGRHEILRIKTRKMGLGEDVDLGKIAERTELFTGADLEGLCREAGMLALREDITASSIDKAHFEAAVRSLKPSLTKAEVDEYAAAAIHGPSTRKH, from the exons ATGGCCGCGGGGAGCAGAggcgtcgacggcggcagcaATGGAGACGGCGGCGAGCCGGACGGAGCTTGGCGGGCGGAGGAGGCTATCGCCGGGAACCGCATGGCCCTTCAAGCTCTCCGGGAGCTCGTGGTGTACCCCTTCCTCTACGCCCACGAGTCCCGCCTGCTCGGCCTCAAG TGGCCCAGAGGATTGCTGCTCTACGGCCCCCCTGGCACGGGAAAG ACAAGCCTTGTCCAAGCCATCGTCCGGGAGTGCAACGCGCACCTGACAATGATCGA GCCGTATGCTGTGCATAAACCTCATGCTGGGGAGGGTGAGAGGTTCCTGCGTGAAGCTTTTGCCGAAGCGTACTCTCAGGCATCGCAGGGCAGGCCAGCCATCATTTTCATCGATGAATTGGATGCTATATGTCCGCGACGTGACAGCAA GAGAGAGCAGGGGTCCCGCATTGTTGGTCAGCTGCTAACTTTGATGGATGGAAACAAGAAGTCGTCGAAGAGGCTTCCTCACGTAGTTGTTGTCGCGTCAACTAACAG GGTGGATGCCATTGATCCAGCATTGAGAAGGCCAGGACGTTTTGACTCAGAGATTGAGGTCTCTGTTCCTACTGTAGAAGAAAGGGTGCAGATTCTTGAG CTTCATACCAAGGATCTGCATCTTCATGAAACTGTCGATCTTCAGACTATTGCTGGATACTGCAATGGTTATGTTGGAGCTGATTTACAAGCTCTATGTCGAGAAGCTGCCAGATTTGCTTATCGtagattatcaaactcatctgagGATGAGGAGATGATCACACTACTCATGGAAGATTGGGAGTCTGCTAGATCTGAGGCCAAAGCAAGCATGATAAGAGGGGTAACTAAAGAAGCTCCAACTGTTTCATGGGATGATATAGGAGGTTTGAAAGATCTAAAG AAAAAGCTTCAGCAAGCTGTTGAGTGGCCCATCAAGCATGCTGCTGCATTTGCTAGACTAGGGATATCACCAGTTCGTGGTGTGCTTTTGCATGGTCCTCCAGGGTGCTCAAAGACCACCCTTGCCAAGGCTGCAGCACATGCTGCCCaagcttctttcttttctttgag TGGTGCAGAACTATACTCGAAGTATGTTGGAGAAGGTGAAGCTTTGTTGCGAAGAACATTCCAGAGGGCACGTCTGTCTGCTCCAAGCATTATATTTTTTGATGAGGCTGATGCAATTGCCCCTAAAAG AACTGGTCCTGATGGGGGCAGTGGCAATGCCACAGTAGGAGAAAGACTCCTATCAACTTTGTTGACTGAAATGGATGGTTTAGAACTGGCTACG GGCATTATTGTTTTGGCTGCTACTAATCGTCCCAAGGCAATCGATGCAGCTCTTCTCCGCCCAGGGCGTTTTGATATG GTGTTGTATGTTCCCCCACCAGACGCGCAAGGTCGGCATGAGATACTACGCATCAAAACACGCAAGATGGGGTTAGGGGAGGATGTGGACCTTGGGAAGATAGCGGAGCGCACCGAGCTGTTCACCGGTGCTGATCTCGAAGGTCTGTGCAGGGAAGCAGGAATGTTGGCACTGAGGGAAGATATCACTGCAAGTTCGATAGACAAGGCTCATTTTGAGGCTGCAGTAAGGTCGCTAAAGCCATCACTGACAAAAGCAGAAGTTGATGAGTATGCAGCTGCTGCCATACATGGTCCATCAACGAGGAAACATTAG
- the LOC124671718 gene encoding protein CHROMOSOME TRANSMISSION FIDELITY 7-like, translating into MQPKINAFFKRQPPDPDPNSADEARREGGGAAEPRRPRSATDAKVLNKKRSYGQFHLELGQPDFLLHACAVCGMMYARGNDEDEKVHRAYHRTYFQGVPFKGWRDETVVARSEGGDRIILAGGENSCTRNSKVQEVVKVVEKELGFGEGRLLHKLCKVYLFVSSGRIVGCLVAEPIKAAHKVIPSSSSEDKHELPDNKIKPAQANHTLEFGKVSFKREVLRRHNHPDKNREESQGPGAIICQQEAVPAVCGFRAIWVVPSRRRKGLGSQLMDAARNSFREGSALGISQCAFTPPTSAGKALASSYCKTNAFLVYREGDV; encoded by the exons ATGCAGCCCAAGATCAACGCCTTCTTCAAGCGCCAGCCCCCAGATCCGGATCCCaacag CGCCGACGAGGCGCgcagggaaggcggcggcgcggcggagccgAGGAGGCCCAGGAGCGCGACGGACGCCAAGGTGCTGAACAAGAAGCGGAGCTACGGGCAGTTCCACCTGGAGCTGGGCCAGCCCGACTTCCTCCTCCACGCGTGCGCGGTCTGCGGGATGATGTACGCCCGCGGGAACGACGAGGACGAGAAGGTCCACAGGGCTTACCACAGGACCTACTTCCAGGGCGTCCCCTTCAAG GGTTGGCGCGACGAAACCGTGGTTGCGAGGTCGGAGGGCGGTGACAGGATTATTCTCGCAGGTGGGGAGAATTCTTGTACACGGAACAGCAAG GTTCAGGAGGTGGTCAAAGTGGTGGAGAAGGAGCTGGGGTTTGGTGAAGGCAGGCTCCTTCATAAGCTTTGCAAG GTTTATCTGTTCGTATCCAGTGGGAGGATAGTGGGATGTCTTGTTGCCGAACCGATAAAAGCAGCACACAAAGTTATTCCGAGCTCCTCATCAGAAGACAAACATGAGTTACCAGACAATAAAATTAAACCAGCACAAGCAAACCATACATTAGAGTTTGGGAAAGTAAGTTTCAAGAGGGAAGTCTTAAGACGGCATAATCATCCTGACAAGAACAGAGAAGAGAGCCAGGGCCCTGGTGCCATAATCTGCCAACAAGAAGCTGTCCCTGCTGTCTGCGGATTCCGGGCCATCTGGGTGGTGCCCTCACGCAGAAGAAAGGGACTAGGGTCGCAACTAATGGATGCCGCAAG GAACAGCTTTCGCGAAGGCAGTGCGCTGGGGATCTCGCAATGCGCTTTCACTCCACCAACCTCTGCTGGCAAGGCACTGGCGTCGAGTTACTGCAAGACGAACGCATTCTTGGTCTACAGGGAGGGTGATGTATAG
- the LOC124678781 gene encoding enhancer of rudimentary homolog, whose amino-acid sequence MAGRHTIVLIQPSPNKGSRTFMDFSSVNQALDGICARYERKIMDINPMARNFTYDINDLYNFIDGLADISALVYDHQLHAFLPYDRQWIKQKMFQHLKTLARN is encoded by the exons ATG GCTGGAAGGCACACCATCGTTCTCATCCAACCATCGCCAAACAAAGGGTCCAGAACTTTTATGGACTTCAGTTCAGTCAACCAAGCACTGGACG GAATCTGTGCCCGCTATGAAAGGAAAATCATGGATATCAACCCCATGGCCAGGAACTTCACTTATGACATCAATGACCTGTACAATTTCATCGATGGCCTCGCCGACATAAGTGCACTAGT GTATGATCATCAACTTCACGCTTTCCTGCCGTATGACAGGCAGTGGATAAAACAGAAGATGTTTCAGCACCTCAAGACCCTGGCACGGAACTAG
- the LOC124678780 gene encoding probable folate-biopterin transporter 2: protein MDPRDREDGPIQEAGAAGSDSSDGSGECGVASPYRWLRRLSRELHWSFVLAVFAVYGACQGVGNAVGVVAATYYCKDVLRVQPAAAQFYQGIVNSPWVVKPIWGLLTDVVPVAGYRRRPYFLLAGVIGVSSMLMLSLQSNPGIVVGVVALTAQSTGAAMADVTLDALVAQNSITNPPLASDMQSLCGFSSSVGSLIGFSISGLLVHLLGAQGALGLLSIPSALVFSAGILLKESRVTDFDYKQVHKKFYTAIQSMGATLKCPEVWRPCVYLYVSLNLSLDIQGGMFYWLTDRLTGPAFSEEFIGAIYAIGSVGSLLGVLLYQTVLKDCNFRSMLLWGQVLSSLAGMLDLMLVTRLNTKIGIPDYIFAVIDSAVCQMVGRLQWLPLLVLCSKLCPPGIEGTFYALLMSIQNAGLLMSSWWGGLLLHMLNVTRTEFSNLWLAVLIRNVSRLLPLMLLFLVPQSDQNSTLLPAHILQDEAVKDESGSAQFSVLVADDSCCHPSNVDAENDRMKVIDDAGDDIELIPLMNKTTTAG, encoded by the exons ATGGATCCCCGGGACCGGGAGGACGGGCCAATTCAAGAAgccggcgccgccggcagcgATTCCAGCGACGGCAGTGGCGAATGCGGCGTCGCGTCGCCGTACCGCTGGCTGCGGCGGCTATCCCGCGAGCTGCACTGGAGCTTCGTGCTCGCCGTGTTCGCCGTCTACGGGGCCTGCCAGGGCGTGGGCAACGCCGTCGGGGTGGTCGCCGCCACGTACTACTGCAAGGACGTGCTGCGCGTCCAGCCGGCCGCCGCGCAGTTCTACCAGGGCATCGTCAACTCGCCCTGGGTCGTCAAGCCCATCTGGGGCCTGCTCACCGACGTCGTCCCCGTCGCCGGCTACCGCCGCCGCCCCTACTTCCTCCTCGCAG GCGTGATTGGTGTGTCATCTATGCTGATGCTATCTCTGCAAAGCAATCCTGGCATCGTTGTGGGAGTCGTAGCGCTGACGGCGCAGAGCACGGGCGCGGCAATGGCCGACGTGACGCTGGACGCTCTGGTTGCGCAGAACAGCATCACAAACCCGCCGCTGGCTTCCGACATGCAGAGCCTGTGTGGGTTTAGCTCCTCTGTTGGGTCACTGATTGGCTTCTCCATCAGCGGCCTTCTTGTCCACCTATTGGGTGCTCAG GGGGCTCTTGGGTTGTTGAGTATCCCCTCGGCACTGGTGTTCTCGGCTGGGATTCTCCTGAAGGAGAGCCGCGTGACAGATTTTGATTACAAGCAG GTTCACAAGAAGTTCTACACAGCAATTCAGTCCATGGGGGCAACACTGAAGTGCCCTGAGGTCTGGCGGCCATGCGTGTACCTATATGTTTCTCTCAATCTAAGCCTGGACATCCAAGGAGGAATGTTCTACTGGCTCACTGACCGACTAACTGGACCAGCATTTTCTGAG GAATTTATTGGTGCGATCTATGCAATCGGTTCGGTGGGCTCACTACTCGGAGTTTTACTATACCAAACTGTTCTAAAGGACTGCAATTTCCGCAGCATGCTTTTATGGGGTCAAGTTCTGTCAAGTCTGGCAGGGATGCTTGATCTAATGCTAGTGACCCGGCTAAACACGAAAATCGGCATACCAGATTACATATTTGCCGTGATTGATAGCGCTGTTTGTCAAATGGTCGGTAGACTCCAATGGCTGCCGCTTCTCGTGCTTTGCTCCAAGCTCTGTCCTCCGGGCATCGAGGGAACCTTTTATGCGCTGCTCATGTCTATACAGAACGCGGGGCTGCTTATGTCTTCTTGGTGGGGTGGCCTTCTGCTACACATGCTGAATGTGACTCGAACTGAGTTCAGTAACCTTTGGCTCGCTGTATTGATTAGGAACGTCTCAAGGCTGCTCCCGCTGATGCTTCTATTTCTTGTTCCTCAAAGTGACCAGAATTCAACGCTCCTTCCTGCCCACATACTCCAAGACGAAGCTGTTAAGGATGAATCAGGCAGTGCTCAGTTCTCGGTCCTTGTTGCAGATGATTCTTGCTGTCACCCTTCCAATGTGGATGCTGAAAATGATAGAATGAAAGTGATTGATGATGCGGGAGATGATATAGAGCTGATCCCTCTGATGAACAAGACCACGACGGCTGGTTGA